tccttgtcttaaaaaatcatacttcccttatctctcctctCAAAGTGCAATATACCAACCTAATACACATAATTTTCTATACTTAAAAATCTTCATCAGTACGtatttatgtgttatatatttaatatttactaagtattattttaaaaacaatatgaattaaaatacttatataagcttataaatacgggtccAATGCTAATtctcgttttaaaccgtggggaatatgtgcaaaatatattataaaactaCCCAATAaggaatatttataaattggaatatgtaggaataaaaataaagttattgaaaatgttaaatataattggaatggatatatattaaataaaaataatattaaaattatataatttgcataaaaAGTGGagcatataacttaaccttaaaatactataattttagaaaaaactacattatatattataaaaaacaagtatataaaaatttaatatattttaaaaaattactatttatatacttttaaggattatagtaataatataattttaattttttagatttatacagtatttaatttttagaagggcaatcattaaaacaaaagaaatgacgtttattttctatattaaagcatatgtataagaagatatattttaaattcattacaatgttactttaatttttatagtaATTCTCACATGAATGTTATTAAGGATAATAATTTATCCagaattgtattatatatatatatgataaaacatGTATTAAATAATACCCCAAATAAGGGAATTTATCTAACTAccaataaacaaaaatataatattcttttagtaataatattattattccacattaattttaaattgaaattaataataataaaaacatttttatctaCAAATAATTCCTGTATATAGGattaaataattgtattacctattttagtatatatatataaaaataatatgatatccCCTTAACCTAggattataaattatattccatCATAATGGATGATAGTCTAGTATGTACACcttttgatattatatttcctatagacttcattaagttttattttaataacattttcttaatacatatttttattatttttttaaatggtttCTTAGTGTTCAAACTTTGATTTTTTGAGGAAGCATTTACCcgatgaattaaataaaaagggAGAAATTGAACTTGACAGAATTACAAATTACGAAAAGTACTGCCCTGATAATAACTGCAATACTGAAATCGATAAAATTACGATTGGATTTTTATGGTTACTTCAACaatattttactaaatatCCAAAGAAAGGTGATCACGTAAATGATATTAAGccattttttctatatattattttatggttaagttacaAATTAAATCAAAACTCAGAGCATAAAACCACCAAAATCAacgaattttataataaacatgTAATTGATAGTggtaaatataaacaatttataAATGATGCCTATAAATTTTCAGGTCTTGGTGAATtcatagataaaaaaaaagatttgttgaatattaatattaacgatatgtctaatttttatgatgcatcCAAATTAATATGTAGTATGTATTCTAATAAAGCAGCGAATACAGATGTCAAAAATTTGTCAGATAATGCGAatgaatttgttaaaaaatatcaagaACTTAAAGGATATTCTAATAAAACTGATGGCAATtcatataaacaaatattgTCTGCTTTATTAACTGATTacgataatttaaaaaatataagtaccAATATTGCACTTCTTCCAGAGATAACAGCAGACATTTCTGCACTAAAATCTGGAGACACATCATCAAGTTTGTCGATAGGAAACAGATTGtttacagttttatcgatatttggtgcaataggattttttttaggaatttcttataaggtaaataataaggaattaaaaatgtattttcattatatatatgcaaaaattaacaaaattatacgttttttaatattttatattagtattcgttatttggatttcggaaacgagctcaaaaacaatatataagagaaaaaataaaaagtataaagaagagaatgaatcaataatatattattcgaagagtgactatttcagaaatattaataatgatttatatattttaagaaattgtctatttagaaataatttttggtcataatttttgcataatttttatataatttttatcttGTGGGTcagggctaagtattatattgtatttaattttttataatttgaaaactaattaaatatatgtaccattccgtatgtttaataaCGAGATGAAGTTTAAATATGTAACCAAAAAAAGGAGTATCACCTTCAATATGAAAGAGGGcacataacattttttcataaattacagtatatataattgagtgttcatattgatttaaaatgattaaataaaatatctatattgtatatattaatatagatattggcTATACATGAAGTCGTATTATGCAATATCCTAATTTCCTATTATATAAGTCTTGATAATCCAGAGCTATACTGAATTATGCAtgtcataatatgtttctttattttatgaaaattttattagtaaaacttatgaTTTGtaccatatttattttgattcaaatcgtatttttataaccagacagtataataattttatatatcagaatataaattataattcgaTTCATTTGGAATATTCatctacattataatatatactcGGATTAATATGTGTGTTTTCTATGTTAATTAAGCATAttactaatatataatagataattataaaatatagatgcatgtAATAttgatcgagaatcgacaatacaacattgtctataaaattttattatgcatctaagatttttaataataaataaaaaatacactatagatatatgcataataaatttataaattataaatatatgtaatacccacttttttcatttcaaaACTTTGCATTTATGTTaatgttttaatttatattgatataaatagttctatatacattaatttatttactataaaggtataacaTTAGATTAGTCACTATTAAATTTTAAGTTTTATAGTTTTatggtataaataaattatattttaaaatagttaaaaaataaaatataagtacattaataaaatattatgttatagtttgttctaataattataaatgatATGGTAAATAGAATATCGTTATTGTtctaatatatgtataatattgtataaCTGTCTATAGTTGAGATATGTCAAATTTGgaaacatatacaattatatattaatgcaaattatatagaagaagtatgtaataattaatttgaacaaataatatttttattaggttattatatacaaattcataaatatataatttaaatatattgttattgcgaaataatatatcttcTAAAATACTTAATTTAAAAACTGTGAGCGaagaaatattatacattgatttaaagtatttttattaagcgCATTAATTATTCCGTTATACTTACATTGATATAGCtgtacaataataatagtaataacgaTAGATAAACgtattaaatacgaacaaatatattatgcttATTTGATACACTTATATGgctataaattaattatatatattattaaacgagcgataaaattaaaattatatccaCAAAACATCAAATGAAATCATACAATTTTGacttagtattttttttaatgtgctattattagaattaacaTTACCAAgaaaaacaatattaataattttatagtttttcatcatagaactaaatatagtttattataaaatataaaatataaaatcaagctatatatttagaaaaataatagttcTAAGTTATGTTTAATGTATACATGAACTGAAAGTTTTaatggtaaaaaatataaaacataattaaaCTATGTAGAATAAGTAAATCCTATACGGCTACATCGttgtcttaaaaaaacatacttcccttatctctcctctcaaagtgcaatataccaacctaatacacatacttttatattatacttaaaaattttcatcaatacgtatttatgtgttatatatttaatatttaataagtattattttaaaagtaatatacattcaaagacttatttaagcttataaatacggtttcagtgctaattgtcgttttaaagAATGAAACAGATGgcaaaatgtattataaaattgccCAATAAAGagtatttataaattgaagtatataggaatgaaaataaagttatctaacgcattaaaattactttttaatttatctatattaaataaaaataataataaaattatatatatgcgattaaaaaagggaacaatgcaacttattttgtatatgttataattttagaaaaaacaatattatatattataagaaaaagtatataaaaatttaatttatttcattaaataactatttatatgcttttaaggattataataataataaaatttttaattttttaaatttatacagtatttaagttttagaagggcgattattaaaacataagatataaatatatttctttcctttgttcaaacatactttaaattctttataaaagcatatccatttttataataaagttataccatattttagtaagaatagccttttttgtataaaatgcatcatatctatatttaatttaaaatgtattaagcaaccctatatttaaggtaatttagctaattgtTATAAAAAGTAATGTAACttttatttagtaataatattattttattattctatattaatttaattattgaaaagcttataatacatttaactacagacagttgTTATTTATAGGGTTAGAGTATTTGCGTCACATATTTGATGCATCGTATATAAAAGCAGCATAATTGGGgtcaatttacaaattaaaAGTAGAATTCTATCACAATGAATAAGCAAGTggtatatgaat
Above is a window of Plasmodium yoelii strain 17X genome assembly, chromosome: 9 DNA encoding:
- a CDS encoding PIR protein, translated to MDDSLCSNFDFLRKHLPDELNKKGEIELDRITNYEKYCPDNNCNTEIDKITIGFLWLLQQYFTKYPKKGDHVNDIKPFFLYIILWLSYKLNQNSEHKTTKINEFYNKHVIDSGKYKQFINDAYKFSGLGEFIDKKKDLLNININDMSNFYDASKLICSMYSNKAANTDVKNLSDNANEFVKKYQELKGYSNKTDGNSYKQILSALLTDYDNLKNISTNIALLPEITADISALKSGDTSSSLSIGNRLFTVLSIFGAIGFFLGISYKYSLFGFRKRAQKQYIREKIKSIKKRMNQ